The genome window TAATATCATCAAGTGATCTGCCACGTGTTTTCGGCGCCCAAATTACACCGATTAAAAGCGACACTGTAAGTAAACCAATCATAATTGTCCCCGCCACAGTAAAGCCAAGATTTGCCAAGATTACTGGGAAGACAATCGACCAGACACCTGTACTACCACGAACTAAGAAAAACATCACGCCTTGAACCCCACCACGATATTTTGTTGGGAAAAGTTCTGTGGACCAAAGTGCGTAAAAAGCTTGTGCACCAATACCTGCTGAAATACCCCATAAAATAACAAATGTCCATAAGCCAACCCAAGACATTCCAACAAAAGTAAGTACAACCCAAGAAGCAACTGCCATTAAAGCCCCTACAAAAAACAACCCACGATGACTTACTCGATCACCAAATTTAGCAAAGCCAAAGTATGTAGAAGCTGCTGTGAGTATCCATAATACAGCTTGCAATAAATTCGCTTGTGTATTAGAAAGACCACCCACCGTTTCATATACAAACGGCATAAAGAATCCCATTGCACCCGCTACTAAATTCCAAAATAAGTACACACCCACTAAGAAAAGTACTGATTTTACATTTACCATACTAGAAAATGCTGTTTTAAAAGGATGTTCCAAACGATTACCACTTTCTTTCATTTTCACTTGCTCCGCTTCCCAGTCCTTCGACTCCTCTAGTTTGCGCTGCAACTGCCAAGCTACAAATGCTACAATCAATAAAGATAAGAAAAGTAAGCGGTTACCTAAAAGTCCAAGTGGAGATACAATAATTCCTAAAGTAAAGATAATTGCTGGCCCACATGACCAAGCAAATTGAGATATACCAATATTTCTAGCTCGTATACTAGGATCCGCCATTTCAGAAATATATGTCCATGAAGCCGGAACCCCAGCCCCTACAGAAAGGCCTGTAACTAAAAACCCAATTAATAACATTGGGAAGTTCATCGCAAACATAATAATTGTAACTCCAAGCATATACACCAACATGTTATACGTATAAATAAATTTTCGTCCATATTTATCTGCTAAATGACCACCAATAAGTGCGCCAATTGCAGAACCAAACGCATTCGCGCTCACAGCCCCAAGTAATCCCACCGCAAAACTGCTAAGTCCGAATTGTGTTGCCCACAAAGTTAGTCCACTTGCTCCCGCTACAATACATCCAGAATCTAAATAGTTCGTCAAAGATACTGCTATCGTTCCTTTTTTACTTGTACTCGATCCAGCCATTCTTTTAACCCTCCTACTCATTTTAGTTAAGCGCTTACTTTATATTAAACAATTAATGATTGCGCTTTACAATATCCTGTGTTTATAATTAAAGTATCAAATTTACAGAAGGAGATTGTGAAATGGAAGCGCTTAATAAAAAATTATTTCGCCTAAATTCAAAAGAAAAAATCCAAAAAAGCACTGGCACTTTTGTTCCCGATTTACCCAATGGATCCTTTTTAAAAGAGAACGGCAGCATGGAATTATTAAATGATTATTTCTTCAAAAACAAAGACATTTATATAAGCAAACACAACCGATTTGCCGACTACCCATACCATACGCATCAATTTCTTGAACTAAATTACATGTATTCAGGAAGCTCTGAACAAATCATTGAAGGAAATAAAGAAACTTTACATGAAGGAGAACTTTTACTTTTAGACAGCGGCTGCCATCATTCCATAAAAGCAACAGGCGAAAAGGACATTCTCATCAACATCCTTTTTCGTGACCAACAAATCAGCCTAGAATGGCTAACGAGTATAAAGAAAAAAAACAGCCTTCTATTCGACTTTCTTCTTCATTCCAGCGTAAGCGAGCAATCTTTAAAGAAATATATTATTTTTCAAAGTGCGCAAATTCCGCATATCCAACAAATTTTAAACCAAATTATCACAGAATATTTTTTAGAAGAAGAATTTTCATCAAGAATTATCACTCTTTATTTGCCAATTCTGTTCACTGAACTGGTACGTAAATGTGATACATATTTAGCTGATGATCTTACCAACTCACAATCAAGCACCACTTCCACCATGCTCGAAGTTATTAAGCTTATAGAATCCAACTATCGCACAATCACATTAACAAGTGCCGCGGATACATTAGGTTACAATAAAAATTACCTCAGTAACTTTATTAAAAAAAATACCAATTTCACTTTTACCGAACTAGTCAATAAACAAAAAATGCTTGCAGCAAATCTTTTAATTGAAACCACTTCCACTCCAATTGAGTTGATTATTGAAAAAGTTGGATTTAGTAACAAAACTTACTTCTACTCCTTATACAAAAGAACTTTCAATCTATTACCCAATGAAGTAAGAAATAAAAAATAAGCGTACTGCATGAGTCGCAGTACGCTTCTATTGTTTCACGTGAAACATTCTATTTATAAACAACCTCAAACTCTTCACAAACAACCAGAGCATCTTCTTCAAATGGAATACCTAACTCCACGCATTCATTAGTGAAAAAGGAAGTATGTACTTTTCGCCAATATTCCAGCGTCCGGTCTCCTTCTCCTTCTAAGTAAGCAAATGTTTCCGGCACTTCATTAAAAGGCATAATAGTTACACCTATTAACTTGATAATCCCTATTGCTTCTTCATTACCATCTAAAAGCACTACATGTGAACCAACAGATGGCATTGTTTCCCCGCCTTGATCATACCAATAGAACAAGCTGCTCGTACCGGTTTTTATCCCATCCATAACAAGCCCACCAAGCTCATTTGCCATCCTAGCTGAGTTACCAAATGACCATGCCTCAAACTTACTTGTAATCATCGGGTGCTCTGCCCGGTATTTCTGCCACATTTCATGAACCGAACCCTTATAAACTACCACTTGAGTCTCCTCCTAAAAAAAGACTGAGGTTCCTAAAAACCTCAGTCTAAGAATTTATTTTCGAACTGGCTTAATCACAATATAACGGTAAGGATCGCGTCCTTCAGAATGCGTTTCAATTTGTTCATTCTCGCTTAAAATAGCATGAATAATTTTTCTTTCAAATGAAGGCATTGGTTCTAAATGAACAGCGCGCTTCGTTTTAAGAGCTTTATCTGCCATTTTGTTTGCTAAAATTACTAATGTTTCATGACGTCTTTCACGATAATCCCCTACATTAACAATAATGTTTTTGTATTGGCTCGTTGTTTTATTAGCAATTAATTGTGTTAAGTATTGAAGAGCATTAAGGGTTTGACCGTGTTTGCCGATTAGCATACCTAGACTGTCACCTTTAATTTGCAACTTCACATCTTTACCAACTTCTTCTACATCGATTGTGATTACTGCACCCATCTTGGTAGCAACATCTAAAAGATAATCAATCGCTACTTGGATACCATCTTCTTTTTCAATTACTTTTACCATAGCCAGTCTTGAACCAATTCCGAAAATACCTTTTTTACCTTCGTCTAGAACTTCTACTTCGACCTTGTCGCGTGTTGTTTCTAAAGTGGCTAATGCATTTTGGATAGCTTCTTCAACGTTTGAGCCTTGCGCAGTTATATCTCTCACTTTCTTTTCTTACCTCCTTTTTTGGAAGC of Listeria monocytogenes contains these proteins:
- a CDS encoding MFS transporter — encoded protein: MAGSSTSKKGTIAVSLTNYLDSGCIVAGASGLTLWATQFGLSSFAVGLLGAVSANAFGSAIGALIGGHLADKYGRKFIYTYNMLVYMLGVTIIMFAMNFPMLLIGFLVTGLSVGAGVPASWTYISEMADPSIRARNIGISQFAWSCGPAIIFTLGIIVSPLGLLGNRLLFLSLLIVAFVAWQLQRKLEESKDWEAEQVKMKESGNRLEHPFKTAFSSMVNVKSVLFLVGVYLFWNLVAGAMGFFMPFVYETVGGLSNTQANLLQAVLWILTAASTYFGFAKFGDRVSHRGLFFVGALMAVASWVVLTFVGMSWVGLWTFVILWGISAGIGAQAFYALWSTELFPTKYRGGVQGVMFFLVRGSTGVWSIVFPVILANLGFTVAGTIMIGLLTVSLLIGVIWAPKTRGRSLDDITKERYGNTID
- a CDS encoding helix-turn-helix domain-containing protein codes for the protein MEALNKKLFRLNSKEKIQKSTGTFVPDLPNGSFLKENGSMELLNDYFFKNKDIYISKHNRFADYPYHTHQFLELNYMYSGSSEQIIEGNKETLHEGELLLLDSGCHHSIKATGEKDILINILFRDQQISLEWLTSIKKKNSLLFDFLLHSSVSEQSLKKYIIFQSAQIPHIQQILNQIITEYFLEEEFSSRIITLYLPILFTELVRKCDTYLADDLTNSQSSTTSTMLEVIKLIESNYRTITLTSAADTLGYNKNYLSNFIKKNTNFTFTELVNKQKMLAANLLIETTSTPIELIIEKVGFSNKTYFYSLYKRTFNLLPNEVRNKK
- a CDS encoding ASCH domain-containing protein encodes the protein MVVYKGSVHEMWQKYRAEHPMITSKFEAWSFGNSARMANELGGLVMDGIKTGTSSLFYWYDQGGETMPSVGSHVVLLDGNEEAIGIIKLIGVTIMPFNEVPETFAYLEGEGDRTLEYWRKVHTSFFTNECVELGIPFEEDALVVCEEFEVVYK
- the jag gene encoding RNA-binding cell elongation regulator Jag/EloR, giving the protein MRDITAQGSNVEEAIQNALATLETTRDKVEVEVLDEGKKGIFGIGSRLAMVKVIEKEDGIQVAIDYLLDVATKMGAVITIDVEEVGKDVKLQIKGDSLGMLIGKHGQTLNALQYLTQLIANKTTSQYKNIIVNVGDYRERRHETLVILANKMADKALKTKRAVHLEPMPSFERKIIHAILSENEQIETHSEGRDPYRYIVIKPVRK